Genomic window (Chryseobacterium sp. H1D6B):
GAATGTAGACTTTTTTCATGCCGGATTAACAACAAAAGAAAAGAATGCAAAACAAAATCACTGGAATAACAGTAATCATAATGTTCTGATTTCAACCAATGCTTTTGGAATGGGAATCGATAAAGACAACGTCCGTTTTGTGATCCACTTTTCCCCTTCTCCTTCCTTAGAAAATTACTATCAGGAAATTGGAAGATCAGGAAGAGACGGAAAAAAAAGTTTCGCCTTTATGCTCTGGAATAAACAGGAGATTCTAAATTTTGACCAAATCTTAAAAAATCAAATTCCAAATAAAGCCGAATTTCAAAAGATAATCAGCTATCTCTACTCTATTTTTCAAATTGCTGAATATGAACTTCCTGAAAAAGTATTTCAATTAAATACTGCAGGAATTCAAAATTTCACAAAATTATCGACTGCGAAAATTAATAATGTACTGAATTTCCTTCATAATCAGGAGATCATTTATTACAATAACAATAAGAGCCTTTCTTCCATAGAACTTCTGATAAAAGCCGATGAAATAGACCAGCTTCCTCAAAAAGATGCTTATTTTATCGAACTGCTGCTCCGCGCTGTTTCTGGAATTACTACTCACAAAGTACTGCTCAGCGAACAGCAGGTAAGCAATAAAATAGGAGCCGCTATTCCTTTGATAAAAGAACGTCTTAAAGAATTACAGCAGAAAAAATACCTTGAATATATTGATGGTGCTTTGACCAGTGTAAAGTTTTTAAAACCCCGAAATGAAAGAGATGTCAATGGAGCTTATTGGAAGCTTTTTGAACACATTCAAAGGAATAAGATCCAGAAATGGGAAGAAATGAAGTTTTTTGTGGAGAATAATGAATACTGTAAGATGAAACTTATACTCGCCTACTTTGGAGAAAAGGATTCAAAGAACTGCGGGCAGTGTACAGTATGCGAAAAAAACAAACAGTCTATGTTTGGAAAAAATGTCTCTTTAGAAATCATTAACCTGCTGGCTCAAAAGCCTTCAACCATAGAAGAACTTTCTATACAGCTTAATTTTCACAGGAAAGAAAATATTCTGGAGAATCTC
Coding sequences:
- a CDS encoding ATP-dependent DNA helicase RecQ; the protein is MISAQDFLQLKYDTLKHFWGYNAFRDSQEEIINSILNEKDTLVLLPTGAGKSLCYQLPALLKEGTCLVISPLLALMKDQVNQLKSRGIEAEYLSSELDEFDAEVIYNRCKDGLTKLLYVSPERLTNTQFLQNIEEIQLSFIAVDEAHCISEWGQDFRPSYQNIKEFRKNALDIPCLALTATATPKVLEEIKTKLELKNPKIVQRSFKRENIKIFTEEVSDKFQRVFDILKYTTKSGIIYVRTRKEAELLAEYLHRNQLKNVDFFHAGLTTKEKNAKQNHWNNSNHNVLISTNAFGMGIDKDNVRFVIHFSPSPSLENYYQEIGRSGRDGKKSFAFMLWNKQEILNFDQILKNQIPNKAEFQKIISYLYSIFQIAEYELPEKVFQLNTAGIQNFTKLSTAKINNVLNFLHNQEIIYYNNNKSLSSIELLIKADEIDQLPQKDAYFIELLLRAVSGITTHKVLLSEQQVSNKIGAAIPLIKERLKELQQKKYLEYIDGALTSVKFLKPRNERDVNGAYWKLFEHIQRNKIQKWEEMKFFVENNEYCKMKLILAYFGEKDSKNCGQCTVCEKNKQSMFGKNVSLEIINLLAQKPSTIEELSIQLNFHRKENILENLIYLLDAGKVKMLNFRTYTLA